In Perca fluviatilis chromosome 3, GENO_Pfluv_1.0, whole genome shotgun sequence, the following proteins share a genomic window:
- the si:ch211-71n6.4 gene encoding para-nitrobenzyl esterase, which yields MNEDAFEVPERTEYRYLVQEEEEGEEVQYVRHRHYISPLLVLSRRCIFLICLAVFALLSLATYLGYLAQTLPQGSVQVNTHCGAFRGRHKNGAYSFKGMPYAAPPIGSLRWAPPAEPLCKGGVTDAGRFRSVCPQVRPLASTGRLMGQEDCLFVNVWTPTLQPDAKLPVMVWIHGGYLHMLSGGEPGYSPTEKLAADTQMVYVSFNYRLNAFGFLALEVLREGSPKNTSGNYGFLDQIAALKWVQRNIHVFGGDPGKVTIFGQSSGGTSVWTMMMSPLAKGLFHAAVDMSGSYAYNATLERAESDNLAFLKKTDCRDAGCLRRLSVRQVLQAIPWQEFPSWAADEMTDLPVRGRFIGPVAVVDGYVLEAPPFQVWDKKGDHSDVPFVVGTTEQEADFSPAAANISMWTWGDYQWFVTDKLQSFSENLSKDALELYPSSAPCPTTDRCPERAYTTMVSDIRTTCPNNDLAWRAAAALDSPVYRYVVTHTPSGPVTASGDLLPFPSRFSFHCLDAVTFFGGLESFLGKPLSDRDKSFQVLITRHLVNFAKTGKMADEWPEYPAATALLSDSLTAVHNYSAVRCQLWKDNGLYAYAWTN from the exons ATGAATGAAGATGCGTTCGAGGTCCCGGAGAGGACCGAGTACCGCTACCTggtgcaggaggaggaggagggggaggaggtgcAGTACGTGCGCCACAGACACTACATCAGCCCCCTGCTGGTGCTCTCCCGGCGCTGCATCTTCCTCATCTGCCTGGCCGTGTTCGCCCTGCTCTCTCTCGCCACCTACCTGGGATACCTGGCCCAGACGCTGCCGCAGGGCAGCGTCCAGGTGAACACGCACTGCGGCGCGTTCAGGGGACGCCAC AAAAATGGCGCATACTCCTTTAAGGGCATGCCCTACGCGGCTCCACCTATCGGCAGCCTGCGCTGGGCCCCCCCGGCCGAACCGCTGTGCAAGGGCGGGGTGACGGACGCCGGGCGCTTCCGCAGCGTGTGCCCTCAGGTGCGTCCGCTGGCGAGCACGGGGCGGCTGATGGGCCAGGAGGACTGCCTCTTCGTCAACGTGTGGACGCCAACGCTGCAGCCGGACGCCAAGCTGCCCGTCATGGTCTGGATCCACGGAGGATACCTGCACATGCTCAGTGGAGGCGAGCCCGGCTACTCGCCCACCGAGAAGCTCGCCGCCGACACGCAGATGGTCTACGTCAGCTTCAACTACAGACTCAATGCCTTCGGCTTCCTGGCGCTGGAGGTGCTGAGAGAAGGTTCTCCGAAGAACACCTCAG gGAACTATGGCTTCCTGGACCAGATCGCAGCTCTGAAGTGGGTCCAGAGGAACATCCACGTGTTTGGAGGAGATCCCGGGAAAGTCACCATATTTGGACAGAGCTCAG GTGGGACCTCGGTGTGGACCATGATGATGTCTCCGCTGGCGAAGGGTCTCTTCCACGCCGCGGTGGACATGAGCGGCTCGTACGCGTACAACGCCACGCTGGAGCGGGCCGAGTCCGACAACCTGGCGTTCCTGAAGAAGACGGACTGCAGAGACGCCGGCTGCCTCAGACGTCTCTCCGTCAGACAGGTCCTGCAG GCCATCCCGTGGCAGGAGTTCCCCTCCTGGGCAGCAGATGAGATGACAGACCTCCCCGTCAGAGGGCGCTTCATCGGCCCGGTGGCCGTGGTGGACGGATACGTCCTGGAAGCTCCACCTTTCCAGGTGTGGGACAAGAAAGGAGACCACAGTGACGTTCCTTTTGTCGTCGGGACAACGGAGCAGGAGGCTGACTTCAG CCCGGCGGCTGCAAACATTTCCATGTGGACCTGGGGGGACTACCAGTGGTTCGTAACAG ATAAACTTCAgtccttcagtgagaatctctCCAAAGACGCGTTGGAGCTGTACCCGAGCTCCGCGCCCTGCCCCACCACAGACCGCTGTCCGGAGAGGGCCTACACCACCATGGTGTCCGACATCAGGACCACCTGTCCCAACAACGACCTGGCCTGGAGGGCTGCAG CGGCCCTCGACAGTCCCGTGTACCGATACGTGGTGACACATACACCGTCAGGACCGGTTACCGCGTCTGGCGACCTGCTGCCGTTCCCCAGCCGCTTCTCCTTCCACTGTCTGGACGCCGTGACTTTCTTCGGCGGGCTGGAGTCCTTCCTGGGCAAACCTCTCTCTGATCGAGACAAGAGCTTCCAGGTTCTCATCACACGCCATCTCGTCAACTTCGCCAAAACAG GTAAGATGGCAGATGAGTGGCCAGAATACCCAGCAGCCACTGCTCTCCTGTCCGACAGCCTGACGGCGGTCCACAACTACTCGGCTGTTCGGTGTCAGCTGTGGAAGGACAACGGCCTGTACGCGTACGCCTGGACCAACTGA